From the bacterium genome, one window contains:
- a CDS encoding NAD-dependent epimerase/dehydratase family protein has protein sequence MLVTAGAGFIGSHLVDALLEEGHYVRILDNLDPQVHGKEQKIPEYLNKEAEFIYGDVRNRDQVKKAISDIEVIFHEAAVVGVAQSMYEVERYIHSNTYGTAVLWDVLINEPNKVKKVIVASSMSIYGEGEYRCNKCGIVYPKLRGIERLKAHKWEIECPKCGFECLPIPTGEEKPLIPTSIYAISKKDQEEMSIVLGRAYNIPVVALRYFNIYGPRQALSNPYTGVAAIFSSRILNNNPPLIFEDGGQSRDFIHVKDIVRTNLLAMKNDKSDYLIFNVGCGHPITIFEIANLLISNLNPTLTPQIANKFREGDIRHCFADVSKIKKELGFEAQISFEDGINDLIQWVKTQSADDLVDVATSILGKKGLTK, from the coding sequence ATATTAGTTACCGCTGGAGCAGGGTTTATTGGTTCTCATTTAGTTGATGCATTATTAGAAGAAGGACATTATGTCCGAATATTGGATAATTTAGACCCACAGGTACATGGAAAAGAACAAAAAATACCTGAATATTTGAATAAAGAAGCAGAATTTATTTATGGAGATGTCCGTAATCGTGATCAGGTAAAAAAGGCAATTTCAGATATAGAAGTTATTTTCCATGAAGCCGCAGTAGTAGGTGTAGCTCAATCAATGTATGAAGTAGAAAGATATATTCATAGTAATACCTATGGGACGGCAGTACTTTGGGATGTTTTGATAAATGAACCCAATAAGGTTAAAAAGGTAATTGTTGCATCTTCTATGTCTATTTATGGGGAAGGAGAATATAGATGTAATAAATGCGGTATTGTCTATCCTAAACTTAGAGGAATTGAGCGCCTAAAAGCACATAAATGGGAAATAGAATGTCCCAAATGTGGTTTTGAATGTCTGCCTATTCCTACTGGTGAAGAAAAACCATTAATTCCAACATCCATCTATGCTATTTCAAAAAAAGACCAGGAAGAAATGAGTATAGTTTTGGGGCGTGCATATAATATCCCGGTTGTAGCATTACGCTATTTCAATATCTATGGACCGAGACAGGCCCTTTCTAATCCTTATACCGGTGTAGCGGCCATATTCTCATCCAGAATATTAAACAATAATCCACCACTTATTTTTGAGGATGGAGGACAAAGTCGTGATTTTATCCATGTAAAGGATATAGTCAGGACTAATCTTTTAGCTATGAAAAATGATAAGTCTGATTATCTAATATTTAATGTTGGTTGTGGTCATCCAATAACTATTTTTGAAATAGCTAACTTGCTTATCTCTAATCTTAATCCAACTTTAACTCCTCAAATAGCAAATAAATTTCGAGAAGGAGATATTCGACATTGTTTTGCTGATGTTTCTAAGATTAAGAAAGAATTAGGATTTGAAGCCCAAATATCCTTTGAAGATGGGATTAATGATTTAATTCAGTGGGTCAAAACTCAATCAGCAGATGATTTAGTCGATGTAGCAACCTCAATATTGGGAAAAAAAGGATTAACAAAATGA
- the rfbF gene encoding glucose-1-phosphate cytidylyltransferase: MTKVVILCGGMGTRLREETEIRPKPLVEVGDKPILWHIMKIYSYYGFNDFILCLGYKGEMIKNYFYNYEMLNNDFTIELGNSKNIEIYSHHKEKDWRVTLVDTGANALKGARIKKIEKYIDSDLFMLTYGDGVANINLHELLSFHKSHGCIGTVTGVRPMSRFGELIVKENKVISFTEKPQVSYGIINGGFFVFNRKIFDYLSENDSCDFEIGPLEQLAREGELMVYDLKGEWECMDTFRDTQYLNNLWKNKKAFWKVWEE; encoded by the coding sequence ATGACTAAAGTAGTTATTCTATGTGGTGGAATGGGCACCAGACTACGGGAGGAAACTGAAATTCGACCGAAACCATTAGTTGAAGTAGGAGATAAACCCATCCTCTGGCACATTATGAAGATTTATTCATATTATGGATTTAATGATTTTATTCTTTGTCTGGGTTACAAAGGAGAGATGATTAAAAACTATTTCTATAACTATGAAATGCTAAATAATGATTTTACCATAGAATTAGGTAACTCTAAAAATATAGAGATTTACAGCCATCATAAAGAAAAGGACTGGCGAGTTACACTGGTTGATACCGGAGCAAATGCCTTGAAAGGGGCGAGGATAAAAAAAATAGAAAAATATATCGATAGCGACCTGTTTATGCTGACTTATGGAGATGGCGTAGCTAACATCAATCTCCATGAATTGTTATCCTTTCATAAGAGTCATGGTTGTATTGGAACGGTAACTGGTGTCCGACCGATGTCGCGATTTGGGGAATTAATAGTTAAAGAAAATAAAGTTATCTCATTTACAGAAAAGCCCCAGGTTTCTTATGGAATAATAAATGGGGGGTTTTTTGTTTTTAATCGAAAAATCTTTGACTATTTATCTGAAAATGATAGTTGTGATTTTGAAATAGGACCGTTAGAACAATTAGCCAGAGAAGGCGAATTAATGGTCTATGACCTCAAAGGAGAATGGGAGTGTATGGATACCTTTAGGGATACTCAGTATCTTAATAATTTGTGGAAAAATAAAAAGGCATTCTGGAAAGTTTGGGAGGAGTAA
- a CDS encoding dTDP-4-dehydrorhamnose 3,5-epimerase family protein has protein sequence MDNNQIEGVVIKPLKKIPDERGSIYLMLRWDDPIFERFGEIYFSLAYPGVIKAWHLHEKMTLNYAVIQGMIKLVLFDDRKNSSTKGNLMEVFIGEENYSLVKIPPKIWNGFKCIGTKQTIVANCATLPHDPDEIKRINPFTNEIPYDWGLKHG, from the coding sequence ATGGATAATAACCAGATTGAAGGCGTGGTTATAAAACCACTAAAAAAAATACCGGATGAAAGAGGTTCTATCTATCTCATGTTAAGATGGGATGACCCAATTTTTGAGAGATTTGGAGAGATATATTTTTCTTTAGCCTATCCTGGAGTTATTAAAGCCTGGCATCTACATGAAAAAATGACGCTAAATTATGCTGTTATTCAAGGAATGATAAAACTTGTCCTTTTTGATGATAGGAAAAACTCATCTACAAAAGGTAATTTAATGGAAGTGTTTATTGGTGAAGAAAATTATTCTTTAGTTAAAATCCCACCAAAAATTTGGAATGGATTTAAATGTATTGGAACAAAACAGACCATAGTAGCAAATTGTGCGACCTTACCTCATGACCCAGACGAAATTAAAAGAATAAATCCTTTTACAAATGAAATACCTTACGATTGGGGTCTAAAACATGGATAA
- the rfbG gene encoding CDP-glucose 4,6-dehydratase — MDKYLRQIYENRRVLVTGHTGFKGGWLSVWLTELRAKVIGYSLQPPTQPNLFESINLNDKIEHIIGDIRDEKNLLAIFEEYQPEFVFHLAAQPLVRFSYKEPKFTYETNIMGTVNLLEAVRKSRSVKVCVIITSDKCYENKEWIYGYREIDPMGGYDPYSSSKGCAELITASYRNSFFNPKDYGKIHQVSLSSVRAGNVIGGGDWGEDRLIPDCVKSFSKNKTVLIRNPHATRPWQYILEPLSGYLLLGALMYENGAKYSSGWNFGPNDESIIKVEEIVKCLIKHWGSGDYQIDTSNVTQPHEASLLKLDISKVRALLGWKPIYHIYESLEKTIMWYKSFYNDVGLEKLYEITVQEIRNYINSINRKELD; from the coding sequence ATGGATAAATATCTTAGACAAATATATGAAAATAGACGGGTGTTAGTTACAGGACATACGGGATTCAAAGGCGGATGGTTATCAGTATGGCTTACAGAATTAAGGGCAAAGGTTATTGGTTACTCCCTCCAACCCCCTACACAACCAAATCTGTTTGAATCTATAAATCTAAACGATAAAATTGAACACATTATTGGTGATATTCGAGATGAAAAAAATTTGCTCGCTATCTTTGAAGAATATCAACCTGAATTTGTCTTCCACTTAGCGGCACAACCATTAGTGAGATTTTCTTATAAAGAACCAAAATTTACCTATGAAACAAACATCATGGGCACAGTAAACCTTTTAGAAGCAGTACGAAAATCCAGGAGTGTGAAAGTTTGTGTTATCATTACCAGTGATAAGTGCTATGAAAATAAAGAGTGGATTTATGGTTATAGAGAAATAGACCCGATGGGTGGCTATGACCCTTATAGTTCAAGTAAGGGCTGTGCTGAACTCATAACCGCTTCTTATAGAAATTCTTTTTTTAATCCTAAAGACTATGGGAAAATTCACCAGGTATCTCTATCATCTGTCCGAGCTGGAAATGTAATCGGTGGTGGAGATTGGGGGGAAGATAGACTTATTCCGGATTGTGTGAAATCATTTTCAAAAAATAAAACAGTTCTGATTCGTAATCCACACGCCACAAGACCCTGGCAATATATTCTGGAACCATTATCAGGTTATCTATTGCTGGGAGCGTTAATGTATGAAAACGGAGCAAAATATAGTAGCGGGTGGAATTTTGGTCCAAACGATGAAAGTATAATAAAGGTGGAAGAAATAGTTAAATGTTTAATTAAACATTGGGGTAGCGGCGACTATCAAATAGACACTTCAAATGTCACTCAACCTCATGAAGCCAGCCTCTTAAAATTGGATATAAGTAAAGTTCGTGCTTTACTTGGTTGGAAACCTATTTATCATATCTATGAATCACTTGAAAAAACTATTATGTGGTATAAAAGTTTTTACAATGATGTTGGTCTGGAAAAGTTGTATGAAATTACAGTCCAGGAAATTAGGAACTACATAAACTCTATAAATAGGAAGGAATTAGATTAA
- the rfbH gene encoding lipopolysaccharide biosynthesis protein RfbH yields the protein MENKDLKSEIFEMVTRYYEEKHKHKPFIPGKTHIPYAGRVYNEEEIIFLVDSALDFWLTTGRFAEQFEKELSKFLGVKHCILTNSGSSANLLSVSALTSPKLGEKRLKPGDEVITIACGFPTTVNPIIQNNLVPVFIDVDIGSYNIQSDKIEEALSEKTKAIFLAHTLGNPFDLNKIMSIAQKYNLWVIEDNCDALGSKYNDKYTGTFGQIGTLSFYPAHHITMGEGGALVTNDTQLKRLIESFRDWGRDCWCEPGNDNTCGKRFSQQLGRLPFGYDHKYIYSHIGYNLKITDMQAAIGVAQLKKLPSFIEARKKNFNLLYQGLKEYEEVFILPQPTSNSQPSWFGFPITVRQKAKFSRAKIVNHLEKNNIATRMLFGGNLVKQPAYQNVNYRLIDSLKNTDFVMDNTFWLGVYPGLTEEMIEFILKTIASKLRGI from the coding sequence GTGGAAAATAAGGATTTAAAAAGTGAGATTTTTGAGATGGTTACCAGGTATTATGAAGAAAAACATAAACACAAACCATTTATACCTGGTAAAACACACATTCCGTATGCTGGTCGGGTCTATAACGAAGAGGAGATAATCTTTCTTGTTGATTCGGCTTTGGATTTCTGGCTGACAACTGGGAGATTTGCAGAACAATTTGAGAAGGAATTGAGTAAGTTTTTAGGGGTAAAACATTGTATTCTCACTAACTCGGGTTCTTCTGCCAATCTTTTATCTGTATCTGCTTTGACATCTCCTAAGTTAGGAGAAAAAAGGCTTAAACCAGGAGATGAAGTAATCACTATAGCCTGTGGTTTCCCAACCACGGTGAATCCGATTATCCAGAATAATCTGGTGCCGGTATTTATAGATGTAGATATTGGGTCTTATAACATTCAATCAGATAAAATTGAAGAGGCTTTATCTGAAAAGACAAAGGCTATTTTTTTAGCCCATACACTTGGTAATCCATTTGATTTAAACAAAATAATGTCCATTGCTCAAAAATATAATTTGTGGGTAATTGAAGATAACTGCGATGCTCTTGGCTCAAAATACAATGATAAATATACTGGCACCTTTGGACAGATAGGGACTTTAAGTTTTTACCCTGCTCACCACATCACTATGGGAGAAGGAGGGGCATTGGTAACGAATGATACTCAGCTAAAGAGATTGATTGAATCTTTTAGAGACTGGGGTAGAGACTGCTGGTGTGAGCCAGGAAATGATAATACCTGTGGAAAGAGATTTTCACAGCAGTTGGGTAGGTTACCTTTTGGTTATGACCATAAGTATATCTACTCTCATATAGGTTACAATTTAAAAATAACAGATATGCAAGCGGCAATAGGAGTTGCTCAATTAAAGAAATTACCCTCATTTATTGAAGCCCGAAAGAAAAATTTTAATTTGCTTTATCAAGGATTAAAGGAATATGAGGAAGTCTTCATCCTTCCACAACCTACTTCTAATTCACAACCAAGCTGGTTTGGATTCCCAATAACCGTAAGACAAAAGGCTAAATTTTCACGAGCAAAGATTGTTAATCATTTAGAAAAAAATAATATTGCTACCAGAATGCTTTTTGGTGGTAATTTAGTAAAACAACCTGCCTATCAAAATGTGAATTATCGCCTTATAGATTCGTTAAAAAATACAGATTTTGTCATGGATAATACCTTCTGGTTAGGTGTATATCCTGGCTTAACTGAGGAAATGATTGAATTTATTCTTAAAACAATAGCCTCTAAATTGCGAGGGATATGA